CCACCGGCTGCTGGAGGCGTACCTCGCCGAGCACCTCGACTACTCCTGGAGCGAGGTGCACGACGAGGCCGACGCGCTGGAACACCACATCAGCGAGGAGTTCGAGCGGCGCGTCGCCGCGGCGCTCGGCGACCCGGCGGTCGACCCCCACGGCGACCCGATTCCCGGCGAGGACCTCCAGCCGCCGGCCGACGACGGGTCGCGCCCGCTCACCGACTTCGCGGTCGGGGACCGGGTGGTGATCGCTCGCGTCAGCGACCGCGACGACGAGGAGCTCGAGTACCTCGACCGCGCGGGGATCACGCCGGGGACGACCGTCGAGATTCGCGACGTGGCCCCCTTCGGGATGGTGACCGTCGGCGTCCCCGACGGTCCCGACGGCGACGCCGAGCACGAACAGAGTCTCCCCGAGAGCGTCGCCGCTGCCGTCAGGGTCCGTCAGACGGACGCCGACGACGCCGCCGCGACCGACGCGGGGGTGGGCGGTGCGTGACGTACTGGGAGATCGTCGTCGTCGCCGCCGTCTCACAGCTTGCGGTCCTCCCCGGTGAGAAGGTCCAGTTCATCATCGCCGGGCTGTCGACGCGCTACCGCCCGGCGCTCGTCGTCGCGGCGGCTGGCACCGCCTTCGCCGGCTGGACGGCACTGGAGATTGCCTTCGGCGCCGCGCTCCAGTCGATGCTGTCGGCGGCGGTCCTCGACGCGTTCACCGCGGTCATGTTCCTCGCGTTCGCCGTCCTGCTCGTGCGGTCGGCCCCCGGCGCGGACGCTGGCCCGCAGCCGACAGAGACAGACGGGGGCGAGGTACAGGGCACCGAGGTGCTCCCGGGCGTCGACGGCAGCGTGACGCTGCTCGGACACGAACTGTCCGGCAGTGTCGGGAGCTTCCTCTCCATCTTCTCGATGATGGCGGCCGGCGAGTTCGGCGACAAGACGCAGTTGATCACCATCGGCCTCGCCGCCCAGTACGGCGCCACCTCGGCGATCTGGGTCGGCGAGATGGCGGCCATCATCCCCGTGAGCCTGGCGAACGCGTACCTGTTCCACCGCTTCAGCCACCGCTTCGACCTGCGGAAAGCGCACCTCGCCGGCGCGGCGCTGTTCGCGTTCTTCGGCCTCGACACGGTGCTGGCACTGACGACCGGCTTCTCCGTGTGGGAGACCGTCGTCGGAACCGTCTCGACGGCGGTGCTCGCGGCGGTGTAGCCGGTGGCGCGCGAGAACCGGGGCGTTATTCACGGCAGCGGCCCCTTCTGTGGGTAGTGACCGTCCTCGCTTCCCTCCTCGCGGGCGTCGTATTCGGCCTCGCGCTCGCGGCGCCGCCCGGTCCGATGAACGCCGTCATCGCCGAGGAGAGCGTGCTCCGTGGATGGACCGCCGGCGTCCGCGCCGGGTTGGGCGCCGCGACCGCCGACGCCATCTTCTTCGTCCTCGCGCTGGTGGGCGCGGTCGGCTTCCTGAACCGCGCACCGCTTATCAAGGGTGTGATGGTCGGCGTCGGCGGCCTCCTCATGCTGTACTACGCCTACGGCGCCGCGCGCGAGGTTCGCGGCTCGTTCCTCGGCGTCGACACCGACATCGTCGACGACGAGTCCGCGGGCTTCCGCAAGGCGCTGGCGCTGGCGCTGGCGAACCCCTACCAGGTGCTGTTCTGGCTCACCGTCGGCGTCGGCCTGCTGGAGCCTGGTCGAGTCGACGTGTTCGCCGCCGCCGAGGTGGCGGAGTTGGCGGGCGCGCTCGTCGTCGAGACGGGGAGCCCCGCGCTCGTCGTCGGCTTCTTCGGCGGCATCGGCCTGTGGGTGACGGGGTTCCCCGGCGCACTGGTGGCCGCCCGCAGGCGCGTCGAGGCGCTCGCCCCCGCCGTCGCCGCGCTGTCGGCGCTACTCCTCGCGGCGTTCGGCGTCCTGTTCCTCGTCGACGCCGCCGGGACGCTCGTCCCGGTCGTCGAGGCGGCGCTGTCTGGGCTGGTGGGCTGACAGGCGACCGAGTCTGCTCCGGACCCGGCGCGCGTGGTCGCACACCCGCGGACGCGCCGGGCCGCTCGTCAGGCGAGTCGCATCGTCGGCAGTGGTCGCGGTCTCCCTGATGAACGTTCACCTGCCGAGCGCCGCGCGTGGCCGGGTGGCCGCGAGGTGGCTCCGACGGGTGGCCTGACACGACAACCGATATAACGCCCCCTGCGAAACCGAGGGCCATGTTCGCGAAGTCGACGTGGATCAAGCTCCCCCGGAACGTCCTGCTCGGACACGGCGTGCTCGACGACGTCGGGACAGCCGTGGCGGAGCTGTCGCTGGCCGGGACGCCGCTGCTCGTCACCTCGCCGACGCCCGACGACCTCGCTGGTGACCGACTCCGTGCGCAGTTCGACGGCGCCGAGACCGTGACCGTCGACACCGCGAGCTTCGAGGCCGTCGGCGAGATCGTCGAGGCCGCAGAGGCCGCCGGCGCGACGTTCCTCGTCGCGCTCGGCGGCGGGAAGCCGATCGACCTGGCGAAGATGGCCGCCGACGAGTTGGGCGTCGGGTTCGTCTCCGTCCCGACGGCCGCGAGCCACGACGGCATCGTCTCGGGGCGCTCCTCCATCCCGGAGGGCGACACGCGCCACTCGGTCGCGGCGGACCCGCCGCTGGCGGTGATCGCCGACACCGAGATCATGGCGAACGCGCCGTGGGCGCTCACGACCGCCGGCTGTGCGGACATCATCTCCAACTACACCGCGGTGAAAGACTGGCGCCTCGCCCGCCGGCTGAAGAACGTCGAGTACAGCGAGTACGCCGCCGCCCTGTCGGAGATGACCGCCGAGATGCTCGTCGACAACGCCGACTCGATCAAGAAGGGGTTGGAGGAGTCGGCGTGGGTCGTCTCGAAGGCGCTCGTCTCCTCGGGGGTGGCGATGTCCATCGCGGGGTCGTCGCGCCCCGCTTCGGGCGCAGAACACCTGTTCTCCCACCAACTCGACCGTATCGCCGAGAACCCCGCGCTCCACGGCCACCAGGTCGGCGTGGGGTCGATCCTGACGGAGTTCCTCCACAGCGGCGAGAACGGGCAGTGGCGCGCCATCCGCGACGCGCTGACGGCGATCGGTGCACCGACGACCGCCGCCGAACTCGGCATCGACGACGAGACCGTCATCGAGGCGCTCACCACCGCCCACACCATCCGCGACCGCTACACCATCCTCGGCGACGGCGTCAACGAGGAGGCGGCCATCGAGGTCGCGACGTTCACCGGCGTCATCTGACTCGCGCGGTCAGTCGTCGCCGTGCGTGGGGCGCCCACGCGACCCCTCCGAGGCTCCCCGGAGGTCGGCCCGTTCTTCCAGTCGTCGGAGTCGCTCGCCGAGCGGCGGGTGCATCGACAGCGACCCAAGGAGTCGCCGGAGGCGGCCGCCGACGGGCGTCGCGGGGCCGAGGTGGCCGCCGGCCGCGAGACGGGCGAGCGCGTCGCGAAACGCCGTCCCCGAGCGGCGGGCGGCGTCGGCGTCGGCGTCGTACTCCGTCCACCGCGCGACGCGCATCGAGAGGTACGTCAGCGGCACCGCCAGCGCGGCGCCGACGATCAGGCCCTCGCGACCGAACAGGCTCGCGTCGACCGCCCACGCGACAGCGTAGGCGCACGGGATGCCGACGCGGATCGGAACGTGCGCCCGGGCGAGGTGGGCGTGCTCGTGGCGCACCACCGCCGCGACGCCCGCGGGGTCCAGTTCCCGGAGCAGTCCGGTGGAGACGAACACGCGCCCGTGGCCGGCGGTGAGGCCGGCGGCGTACGCGAGCACGCGCCCGTCGCGCCGGAGGACGCCGACGCGGCCTGCGGGGACGCCGACGCGTTCGACCGCGCGAGCGACGTCGTCGGGGAGGGGTTCGGGGCGTTCGGAACGGGCGACGACGTGGGGAGCCAGGCGCACGCCGAGGAGACCGACGGCGATGAGCGCCCACAGCTCCCACCAGTCGGTCGCCCACGAGAGGACGGCGGAGAGCCGCGAGTGGAGGGTCACACGGTCGAGTACGCGTGCGAGCGTGTAGGCTTTTCCCCGCGAATCGACCGGATACGTCCCCGAACTGTCCAGTCGGCTACAGCGGGTACTCGGCGACCTGCGGGTACATGAGTTCCTCCGGGTGGTCGTCGACCCACCGCACCGCAGCGATTTCACCGTCGCGCGCCCGCGGCGCTCCCCCGTCGTAGGTGGCGTCGAACACGACGACGAGCCGGTACAGCGGGTCGCGCTCGGGGGCGTGGACCGCGATCCGGTGGGCCATCACCAGCCCTGTAAGCGTGATGTCGACCCCGGTTTCTTCGCGCACCTCGCGGACCGCTGTCGTCGACAGCGCCTCCCCCGGTTCCTGCTTCCCGGCTGGCTCGGACCACCCCGCCTCGTCGACGTGACGCACGACGAGCGCCCGTCCGTCGCCCCGGCGGACCCACGCACCCGCGCCGCCGACGGTGCCGGCGTCGAACCGCTCGCGGGTGCGGTCCCACTCGGCGGTCGACACGTCCCAGCGATCGGGCGCGACGGGGCAGTCGCCCCACCCGCGCTGTAGTTTCGCGAGCGCCTCGTCGACGACGCCGCGCGACTCCCCCGTTTCCATGTCCGACCGTGTGGACGAACAGTGCATGAAGGTCGCGGTCGTCGGAGGCCGTACGACAGCCGAACCCGAAGAGGCAATAGCGCCCGGCCCCACGCTTCGACAATGGCTACAGCGGACGCGAGCGGCCCGCTCGGCACGGTGAAACAGTACCCGCGCGCGACCGTCGCAGTCGTCTCGGTCGTGGGGTACGCACTGGTCATCGGCACGTTCGCGGGCGTCGTCCCGCAGTCGGTGTTCCCCTCGCTCACGCAGGGCGAGGTGAACCTCCTGAGTCACGCCATCGCCGCGGTCAACACCGTGACGACGATTCTCCTGGTGCTCGGGTGGCGCTGGATCCGCGCCGGCGAGGTGCGGAAACACGCCGCCGCGATGAGCGCGTCGTTCGGGCTGATCATGGTGTTCCTCGTCATGTACCTCGCGAAGGTGGGCGGCGGGCCCGGCGAGAAGCACATCGTCATCCGCGAGACGGCGTTCCTCGGCGCGTACGCCGGCACCGTGGAACTGGTGTACCTCGCGATGCTGGCGATCCACATCGTGCTCTCGGTGGTGACGGTGCCGGTCGTGCTCTACGCCATCGTGCTCGGGGGGACCCACACGCCCGAGGAACTGCGGACGGAGACGCCCCACAAGCGCGTCGGTCGGTGGGCCGCGGGGACGTGGATCGTCTCGCTCACGCTCGGCGTCGTGACGTACGTCCTGCTCAACTGGGTGTACGCCTACGAGTTCGTCCGCGTCGCGCGGTAGCGACGCCCGCGCCTCCCGCCCCCGACTTCCCGGCCCACCCGACCGCGTTCCGAACCTCTTTGTCCGGACACGCGCACCGGTCGGGCGTGACTGACCTCTCCGAGCGGACCGACTGGATCGGCGACGTGTTCACCAGCAGCGTCGGCTGGGACCTCCTCGAAGACCTCGTAGACGTGGGCAACCGGATGGCGGGCCAACCCGGCGAACGCGAGGGACTGGAACTCGTGCGCGACGCGCTCGCGGCGGCTGGCTGTCGCGACGCCCACATCGACGAGTTCGACATCCAGGGGTGGGTGCGCGGCGACGCCGCCCTCCACGCTGGCGAGCGCACCGAGCACTGTATCGCGCTCCCCCGGTCGCCCGCCGGTGAGGTGAGCGGCGAGTTCGTCGACCTCGGCTACGGGATGCCCGACGACTTCGAGGACGGCGACGTGGAGGGCAACGTGGTGATGGTGTCCTCGGACACGCCCGACGACGTGGACCGATTCGTCCACCGCACGGAGAAGTACTACTACGCCGTCGAGCACGGCGCCGCCGCGTTCGTGTTCGCGAACCACGTCGAGGGCCAACTCCCCCCGACCGGCTCCGTCGGCACCGAGGAGGACCCCATCGGCGACATCCCCGCCGTCGGCGTCAGCGCCGAGGTGGGCGCGCGCCTCGCCCGGCGCTCCGTCGGCGACGACGTGAGCGTAACCGTCGACTGCGAGACGCCCCAGACGACGAGCGGGAACGCGATAGCGGAACTGGGCCCGGACACCGACGAGGAGGTGCTCGTCTCCTCGCACGTCGACGCCCACGACATCGCCGAGGGCGCGATGGACAACGGCGCCGGCACCGCCTCCATCGTCGAGGTGGCGAACGCGCTGGCGGGGATGGAAGACGAGTTGGACACGCGCGTCCGCTTCGTCGCCTACGGCTCGGAGGAGGTCGGTCTCGTCGGCTCCGGCGTCGAGGC
The DNA window shown above is from Halobaculum marinum and carries:
- a CDS encoding metal-dependent transcriptional regulator encodes the protein MLSDVMEDYLKAIYVLQTEEGPPVSTSAIAERVGKTPPTVTSMLDTLEERGLVEREKYKGAELTDEGRTVALEVLRHHRLLEAYLAEHLDYSWSEVHDEADALEHHISEEFERRVAAALGDPAVDPHGDPIPGEDLQPPADDGSRPLTDFAVGDRVVIARVSDRDDEELEYLDRAGITPGTTVEIRDVAPFGMVTVGVPDGPDGDAEHEQSLPESVAAAVRVRQTDADDAAATDAGVGGA
- a CDS encoding TMEM165/GDT1 family protein, whose translation is MTYWEIVVVAAVSQLAVLPGEKVQFIIAGLSTRYRPALVVAAAGTAFAGWTALEIAFGAALQSMLSAAVLDAFTAVMFLAFAVLLVRSAPGADAGPQPTETDGGEVQGTEVLPGVDGSVTLLGHELSGSVGSFLSIFSMMAAGEFGDKTQLITIGLAAQYGATSAIWVGEMAAIIPVSLANAYLFHRFSHRFDLRKAHLAGAALFAFFGLDTVLALTTGFSVWETVVGTVSTAVLAAV
- a CDS encoding LysE family translocator; its protein translation is MTVLASLLAGVVFGLALAAPPGPMNAVIAEESVLRGWTAGVRAGLGAATADAIFFVLALVGAVGFLNRAPLIKGVMVGVGGLLMLYYAYGAAREVRGSFLGVDTDIVDDESAGFRKALALALANPYQVLFWLTVGVGLLEPGRVDVFAAAEVAELAGALVVETGSPALVVGFFGGIGLWVTGFPGALVAARRRVEALAPAVAALSALLLAAFGVLFLVDAAGTLVPVVEAALSGLVG
- a CDS encoding NAD(P)-dependent glycerol-1-phosphate dehydrogenase; its protein translation is MFAKSTWIKLPRNVLLGHGVLDDVGTAVAELSLAGTPLLVTSPTPDDLAGDRLRAQFDGAETVTVDTASFEAVGEIVEAAEAAGATFLVALGGGKPIDLAKMAADELGVGFVSVPTAASHDGIVSGRSSIPEGDTRHSVAADPPLAVIADTEIMANAPWALTTAGCADIISNYTAVKDWRLARRLKNVEYSEYAAALSEMTAEMLVDNADSIKKGLEESAWVVSKALVSSGVAMSIAGSSRPASGAEHLFSHQLDRIAENPALHGHQVGVGSILTEFLHSGENGQWRAIRDALTAIGAPTTAAELGIDDETVIEALTTAHTIRDRYTILGDGVNEEAAIEVATFTGVI
- a CDS encoding M48 family metallopeptidase — translated: MTLHSRLSAVLSWATDWWELWALIAVGLLGVRLAPHVVARSERPEPLPDDVARAVERVGVPAGRVGVLRRDGRVLAYAAGLTAGHGRVFVSTGLLRELDPAGVAAVVRHEHAHLARAHVPIRVGIPCAYAVAWAVDASLFGREGLIVGAALAVPLTYLSMRVARWTEYDADADAARRSGTAFRDALARLAAGGHLGPATPVGGRLRRLLGSLSMHPPLGERLRRLEERADLRGASEGSRGRPTHGDD
- a CDS encoding NUDIX hydrolase, with product METGESRGVVDEALAKLQRGWGDCPVAPDRWDVSTAEWDRTRERFDAGTVGGAGAWVRRGDGRALVVRHVDEAGWSEPAGKQEPGEALSTTAVREVREETGVDITLTGLVMAHRIAVHAPERDPLYRLVVVFDATYDGGAPRARDGEIAAVRWVDDHPEELMYPQVAEYPL
- a CDS encoding DUF420 domain-containing protein, which translates into the protein MATADASGPLGTVKQYPRATVAVVSVVGYALVIGTFAGVVPQSVFPSLTQGEVNLLSHAIAAVNTVTTILLVLGWRWIRAGEVRKHAAAMSASFGLIMVFLVMYLAKVGGGPGEKHIVIRETAFLGAYAGTVELVYLAMLAIHIVLSVVTVPVVLYAIVLGGTHTPEELRTETPHKRVGRWAAGTWIVSLTLGVVTYVLLNWVYAYEFVRVAR
- a CDS encoding M28 family peptidase, whose protein sequence is MTDLSERTDWIGDVFTSSVGWDLLEDLVDVGNRMAGQPGEREGLELVRDALAAAGCRDAHIDEFDIQGWVRGDAALHAGERTEHCIALPRSPAGEVSGEFVDLGYGMPDDFEDGDVEGNVVMVSSDTPDDVDRFVHRTEKYYYAVEHGAAAFVFANHVEGQLPPTGSVGTEEDPIGDIPAVGVSAEVGARLARRSVGDDVSVTVDCETPQTTSGNAIAELGPDTDEEVLVSSHVDAHDIAEGAMDNGAGTASIVEVANALAGMEDELDTRVRFVAYGSEEVGLVGSGVEAERADLDAIKAIVNVDSNVFGRTLSLSTHGFDGLTAAAERLADRFDHPVSTSEAQVPHSDHWPFVVHGVPGFMVAGETEGRGRGWGHTEADTLEKLEARNLREQAILLIALVADVADSETEVARREPSEIAAALEDEDKATGMKVIGDWPYDDAGNVIE